A window of the Linepithema humile isolate Giens D197 chromosome 4, Lhum_UNIL_v1.0, whole genome shotgun sequence genome harbors these coding sequences:
- the LOC105672509 gene encoding uncharacterized protein isoform X1, translating to MSRRGRKRKVEKEEPKVNDGDQDNFFPDETRAEMETMWEIPQISHFLHLARESLSIPQLSIYEMERMLSMPGASKQLANIMTCLLSSPITKAKLRKIPPMPYEFWTNILAHKMNSWFKVYHAKHKDATKVLETIGVESEFWNLFPDVLCLNGKDFEDLTFKQRVWLLKTVCDTIMHTRKTVQEDIAKQPWEDQFETVLGVDRYGARYIYFPQFMPNDLRIYRHSLDNKILSTVKSVKSNQETETIKLINARLTRYKQKKLQSCNNSSERRSSRRNCKIEDKDLNSYKCNNDSTASSFISEDTNLSSTSTYSNNNNISLDTLKRKRSRSLSKTSEESTLSNARSSSGYDTNTSGDNKSICTSPQMFKGFTNAQNDHSKIELINEILDDLKSEINEEKNTNEYKSNNNRESQENFIESYKTGSCNETLVAERSENEKLGDNLSSSSKTDDEKLNEIISAESCKLSEDLYLKNVCNNDNVSDISTSTSKSDDEKLSETKTSDISMNKDSLTEVVTPHKSYRASSSDSEKIAERKDSREASTSPIESESKHLVPERNLRKRTRLRTRHRTAQHNEESKPEAEEDNKTSEADKKNLSASEMRLQEDVEDNLDDDTNSLDYNSQGTKDPKTEEHKRHFNKMLSDLSVSEFQLVVDSVGGLRDLIASFENSKNNNANSAEVYPPCEVKLVEKLTELLKSLEPVEMTLKDSTRKAKAKLQREWSNFKEGSVEDQDSSGEGGLSSNWWVLGSQGRDSLSTTGDATLQALPQPALSPFGAQNTQQQAQPVNSEHESASKNCSEQSHNASEETSDKRQDRNEEKQPDVGAPSGRNQVEDRREKREGEANEGMSSGKDEGQQTRRVLRARGISSYTEQLYSDCETEEDELEEWTDVEAVYAAPGAQADTSASHATPKDRHADDWSDEEDSDQDWILPGSRKRKNKRPSANRRLKSFQHKLHNITENTNDAGSSVPQPDNVKIVKDKFKVKLQDSKEVGKAQRIDSAQVSGNVVAPATSKKNSKAVVSSTSAICKIESVSSVHSELDIKDEGPIYESNPANNYVQSNYNSPNPQQNYYYVISPQNPGIAGGSIIPQGSAPLMQTVQGVAPLPIQQSYYVQPSVQQNYVIQSPTFLPAPQQQQQQQPIFQQQGGLQIVSTDVRTTYVNNNGYVPYMAHNPQNMGHPRAQNRYNQNINPPRPILPYPNGAVIRSSSAPIRGGRQRFINPQPARGIAPQQRMPTSRATARQKAAQMSSAESSGQKTTSLIVISDSDDEIEMIITEKSPAPAQKAKETSRVRSAPDEDQSRQKPTITSDITVTSGKTVIPPQIIQRMNQGGISITPVKNTPPPQSANSNTQLVVVVNETGSHYALALPNGSKLILTPEQVAQIRASNGGKLIL from the exons ATGTCGCGCAGAGGCAGGAAGCGGAAAGTGGAGAAGGAAGAGCCAAAGGTAAACGATGGGGATCAGGACAATTTTTTCCCCGACGAGACGAGAGCGGAGATGGAAACGATGTGGGAG aTACCACAAATTTCTCACTTTCTTCATCTGGCGCGGGAGTCCCTCAGTATACCTCAACTGTCTATATACGAAATGGAGAGGATGCTGTCAATGCCAGGAGCCTCGAAGCAGCTGGCAAACATTATGACGTGTTTGCTGag TTCACCAATCACCAAAGCAAAACTGCGTAAAATACCGCCGATGCCGTATGAATTTTGGACCAACATTCTCGCGCACAAGATGAACAGCTGGTTCAAAGTTTATCACGCGAAGCACAAAGATGCAACCAAA GTTCTAGAGACCATCGGCGTCGAATCAGAATTTTGGAATCTCTTCCCCGACGTCTTGTGTCTCAACGGCAAGGACTTTGAAGATCTGACTTTCAAACAGAGAGTTTGGCTGCTGAAAACCGTCTGTGATACTATCATG catACACGAAAAACAGTTCAGGAAGATATAGCAAAGCAACCGTGGGAGGACCAATTTGAAACAGTTTTAGGAGTTGATCGTTACGGAGCgagatacatttattttccgcAATTTATGCCGAATGATCTCCGAATTTACAGGCATTCTTTGGACAATAAAATCCTATCGACTGTCAAG TCTGTCAAATCAAATCAAGAGACGGAAACCATCAAGTTAATTAACGCGAGGTTGACTAGAtacaaacaaaagaaattgcaGTCTTGCAATAATTCATCTGAACGCAGATCGAGCAGGCGCAATTGCAAAATCGAGGATAAGGATCTTAATAGCTACAAATGCAATAACGATAGCACCGCAAGTTCGTTTATCAGCGAGGATACGAATTTGAGTAGTACCAGCACATAcagtaataacaataatataagttTGGACACCTTAAAGAGAAAGCGTTCCAGAAGTCTGTCGAAAACGTCCGAGGAAAGCACGCTGTCCAACGCGAGGTCGTCCAGCGGCTACGACACCAACACATCCGGTGATAACAAATCTATCTGCACGTCGCCGCAGATGTTCAAGGGTTTCACTAACGCTCAGAACGACCATAGCAAAATAGAATTGATCAATGAAATATTAGACGATCTGAAGTCGGAGATCAACGAAGAGAAGAATACGAACGAATATAAGAGCAACAATAATAGGGAATCGCAAGAAAACTTCATAGAATCATATAAAACAGGTTCCTGTAACGAAACTTTAGTTGCGGAAAGAAGCGAGAATGAGAAATTAGGTGATAATTTGTCCAGCAGCTCGAAAACGGACGATGAGAAACTGAACGAAATAATTAGTGCCGAGAGTTGCAAGCTGTCTGAGGATTTATATCTCAAAAATGTCTGCAACAATGACAATGTGAGTGACATTTCAACGTCGACGTCCAAGTCGGATGACGAGAAGTTGAGCGAAACGAAAACAAGTGATATTAGCATGAATAAAGATAGTTTAACTGAAGTAGTGACGCCTCACAAGTCGTATCGCGCGTCTTCTAGCGATAGTGAAAAAATAGCCGAGCGTAAAGATTCGAGAGAAGCTTCTACGTCGCCGATAGAGTCAGAATCCAAACATCTTGTTCCAGAAAGAAACTTGAGGAAGAGAACAAGACTGCGGACTCGACATAGAACGGCGCAGCACAACGAAGAAAGCAAACCCGAAGCGGAAGAAGATAATAAAACGAGTGAggcggataaaaaaaatttgtccgCAAGCGAGATGCGACTGCAGGAAGACGTGGAAGACAACTTGGACGACGACACAAACAGCTTAGATTACAATTCGCAAGGAACCAAGGATCCGAAGACAGAGGAGCACAAGCGACATTTCAACAAGATGCTGTCCGACCTTAGTGTTTCCGAGTTTCAACTAGTAGTCGACAGCGTGGGAGGATTGAGAGATCTCATTGCTAGTTTTGAGAATTCGAAAAACAATAATGCCAACAGC GCGGAAGTTTATCCTCCTTGTGAAGTCAAGCTGGTGGAAAAGCTGACTGAATTACTAAAGTCGCTAGAACCGGTAGAAATGACTTTGAAGGATTCGACGCGGAAAGCGAAAGCTAAACTTCAAAGAGAATGGTCCAACTTCAAGGAGGG CAGTGTGGAGGATCAGGATTCATCCGGTGAGGGTGGTCTCAGCTCTAATTGGTGGGTTCTTGGATCGCAGGGCAGGGATTCACTGTCAACTACCGGAGACGCAACGTTACAAGCGTTACCGCAACCTGCCCTATCCCCATTTGGTGCCCAAAACACGCAACAGCAGGCGCAACCAGTCAATAGCGAGCACGAGAGTGCGAGCAAAAACTGTTCCGAGCAAAGTCACAATGCGAGTGAGGAAACGAGCGACAAGCGGCAAGACAGAAACGAGGAAAAGCAGCCGGACGTCGGCGCGCCGTCGGGAAGAAATCAAGTCGAGGACAGAAGAGAGAAGCGGGAGGGCGAGGCGAACGAAGGCATGTCGAGCGGCAAAG ATGAAGGACAACAGACGCGACGAGTGTTACGGGCGCGCGGTATCTCCTCCTACACAGAGCAATTATATTCCGATTGCGAGACCGAGGAGGACGAGCTGGAGGAATGGACCGACGTTGAGGCAGTCTATGCGGCTCCCGGCGCACAGGCCGATACATCCGCTTCTCACGCTACTCCAAAAGACCGACACGCTGACGACTGGTCGGACGAGGAGGACTCAGACCAAGATTGGATTCTACCGGGCTCtcgcaaaaggaaaaataaacgTCCGT CCGCTAATCGCAGACTAAAATCGTTCCAACACAAGCTGCATAACATCACGGAGAATACGAACGACGCAGGGTCTAGTGTACCTCAACCTGACAATGTGAAAATTGTCAAGGATAAGTTTAAGGTTAAGCTCCAGGACAGCAAGGAGGTCGGAAAAGCGCAGAGAATCGACTCCGCGCAGGTCTCTGGCAACGTCGTCGCGCCTGCAACGAGCAAGAAGAATTCCAAGGCAGTGGTGTCTTCCACGAGCGCAATCTGCAAAATCGAATCCGTCAGTAGCGTGCACTCTGAGCTTGACATCAAGGACGAGGGTCCGATCTACGAGTCCAATCCGGCGAACAATTACGTGCAGAGCAACTACAACTCTCCGAATCCCCAGCAAAACTATTATTACGTGATATCGCCGCAGAATCCTGGAATCGCGGGAGGGAGTATCATACCGCAGGGATCCGCTCCGTTGATGCAGACGGTTCAGGGGGTCGCCCCGCTGCCGATTCAACAGAGCTACTACGTGCAGCCAAGCGTGCAGCAAAATTACGTGATCCAGAGTCCGACTTTTCTGCCCGCCcctcagcagcagcagcagcagcagcctaTATTTCAGCAGCAGGGCGGACTGCAGATAGTTTCGACCGACGTAAGAACGACGTACGTGAACAACAACGGTTACGTGCCCTATATGGCCCATAATCCTCAGAATATGGGTCATCCGAGAGCGCAGAACAGATACAACCAGAACATCAATCCACCACGACCGATTTTGCCGTATCCTAATGGCGCGGTGATAAGAAGCAGCAGCGCGCCCATCCGGGGCGGTCGTCAAAGATTCATCAATCCGCAGCCCGCGAGAGGCATCGCTCCTCAGCAACGCATGCCGACTTCCAGAGCGACGGCGAGACAGAAAGCGGCGCAGATGTCCAGCGCGGAGAGCAGCGGCCAGAAGACCACATCTCTAATCGTGATTAGCGATAGCGATGACGAGATAGAGATGATCATCACGGAGAAATCTCCAGCTCCCGCGCAGAAAGCGAAAGAGACGAGCAGAGTTCGATCAGCGCCCGATGAAGACCAGTCGAGACAAAAACCTACGATCACCTCGGACATCACCGTCACGTCGGGAAAGACCGTCATACCGCCGCAGATCATTCAGCGAATGAACCAGGGCGGTATATCCATCACGCCTGTGAAGAACACTCCGCCGCCGCAGTCGGCGAATAGCAACACGCAGCTGGTGGTGGTCGTAAATGAGACTGGAAGTCACTACGCCTTGGCGCTGCCCAACGGCAGCAAGCTCATACTCACGCCGGAACAGGTGGCGCAAATCAGAGCGTCGAATGGAGGGAAATTGATCCTGTAA
- the LOC105672509 gene encoding uncharacterized protein isoform X2, which translates to MSRRGRKRKVEKEEPKVNDGDQDNFFPDETRAEMETMWEIPQISHFLHLARESLSIPQLSIYEMERMLSMPGASKQLANIMTCLLSSPITKAKLRKIPPMPYEFWTNILAHKMNSWFKVYHAKHKDATKVLETIGVESEFWNLFPDVLCLNGKDFEDLTFKQRVWLLKTVCDTIMHTRKTVQEDIAKQPWEDQFETVLGVDRYGARYIYFPQFMPNDLRIYRHSLDNKILSTVKSVKSNQETETIKLINARLTRYKQKKLQSCNNSSERRSSRRNCKIEDKDLNSYKCNNDSTASSFISEDTNLSSTSTYSNNNNISLDTLKRKRSRSLSKTSEESTLSNARSSSGYDTNTSGDNKSICTSPQMFKGFTNAQNDHSKIELINEILDDLKSEINEEKNTNEYKSNNNRESQENFIESYKTGSCNETLVAERSENEKLGDNLSSSSKTDDEKLNEIISAESCKLSEDLYLKNVCNNDNVSDISTSTSKSDDEKLSETKTSDISMNKDSLTEVVTPHKSYRASSSDSEKIAERKDSREASTSPIESESKHLVPERNLRKRTRLRTRHRTAQHNEESKPEAEEDNKTSEADKKNLSASEMRLQEDVEDNLDDDTNSLDYNSQGTKDPKTEEHKRHFNKMLSDLSVSEFQLVVDSVGGLRDLIASFENSKNNNANSAEVYPPCEVKLVEKLTELLKSLEPVEMTLKDSTRKAKAKLQREWSNFKEGVEDQDSSGEGGLSSNWWVLGSQGRDSLSTTGDATLQALPQPALSPFGAQNTQQQAQPVNSEHESASKNCSEQSHNASEETSDKRQDRNEEKQPDVGAPSGRNQVEDRREKREGEANEGMSSGKDEGQQTRRVLRARGISSYTEQLYSDCETEEDELEEWTDVEAVYAAPGAQADTSASHATPKDRHADDWSDEEDSDQDWILPGSRKRKNKRPSANRRLKSFQHKLHNITENTNDAGSSVPQPDNVKIVKDKFKVKLQDSKEVGKAQRIDSAQVSGNVVAPATSKKNSKAVVSSTSAICKIESVSSVHSELDIKDEGPIYESNPANNYVQSNYNSPNPQQNYYYVISPQNPGIAGGSIIPQGSAPLMQTVQGVAPLPIQQSYYVQPSVQQNYVIQSPTFLPAPQQQQQQQPIFQQQGGLQIVSTDVRTTYVNNNGYVPYMAHNPQNMGHPRAQNRYNQNINPPRPILPYPNGAVIRSSSAPIRGGRQRFINPQPARGIAPQQRMPTSRATARQKAAQMSSAESSGQKTTSLIVISDSDDEIEMIITEKSPAPAQKAKETSRVRSAPDEDQSRQKPTITSDITVTSGKTVIPPQIIQRMNQGGISITPVKNTPPPQSANSNTQLVVVVNETGSHYALALPNGSKLILTPEQVAQIRASNGGKLIL; encoded by the exons ATGTCGCGCAGAGGCAGGAAGCGGAAAGTGGAGAAGGAAGAGCCAAAGGTAAACGATGGGGATCAGGACAATTTTTTCCCCGACGAGACGAGAGCGGAGATGGAAACGATGTGGGAG aTACCACAAATTTCTCACTTTCTTCATCTGGCGCGGGAGTCCCTCAGTATACCTCAACTGTCTATATACGAAATGGAGAGGATGCTGTCAATGCCAGGAGCCTCGAAGCAGCTGGCAAACATTATGACGTGTTTGCTGag TTCACCAATCACCAAAGCAAAACTGCGTAAAATACCGCCGATGCCGTATGAATTTTGGACCAACATTCTCGCGCACAAGATGAACAGCTGGTTCAAAGTTTATCACGCGAAGCACAAAGATGCAACCAAA GTTCTAGAGACCATCGGCGTCGAATCAGAATTTTGGAATCTCTTCCCCGACGTCTTGTGTCTCAACGGCAAGGACTTTGAAGATCTGACTTTCAAACAGAGAGTTTGGCTGCTGAAAACCGTCTGTGATACTATCATG catACACGAAAAACAGTTCAGGAAGATATAGCAAAGCAACCGTGGGAGGACCAATTTGAAACAGTTTTAGGAGTTGATCGTTACGGAGCgagatacatttattttccgcAATTTATGCCGAATGATCTCCGAATTTACAGGCATTCTTTGGACAATAAAATCCTATCGACTGTCAAG TCTGTCAAATCAAATCAAGAGACGGAAACCATCAAGTTAATTAACGCGAGGTTGACTAGAtacaaacaaaagaaattgcaGTCTTGCAATAATTCATCTGAACGCAGATCGAGCAGGCGCAATTGCAAAATCGAGGATAAGGATCTTAATAGCTACAAATGCAATAACGATAGCACCGCAAGTTCGTTTATCAGCGAGGATACGAATTTGAGTAGTACCAGCACATAcagtaataacaataatataagttTGGACACCTTAAAGAGAAAGCGTTCCAGAAGTCTGTCGAAAACGTCCGAGGAAAGCACGCTGTCCAACGCGAGGTCGTCCAGCGGCTACGACACCAACACATCCGGTGATAACAAATCTATCTGCACGTCGCCGCAGATGTTCAAGGGTTTCACTAACGCTCAGAACGACCATAGCAAAATAGAATTGATCAATGAAATATTAGACGATCTGAAGTCGGAGATCAACGAAGAGAAGAATACGAACGAATATAAGAGCAACAATAATAGGGAATCGCAAGAAAACTTCATAGAATCATATAAAACAGGTTCCTGTAACGAAACTTTAGTTGCGGAAAGAAGCGAGAATGAGAAATTAGGTGATAATTTGTCCAGCAGCTCGAAAACGGACGATGAGAAACTGAACGAAATAATTAGTGCCGAGAGTTGCAAGCTGTCTGAGGATTTATATCTCAAAAATGTCTGCAACAATGACAATGTGAGTGACATTTCAACGTCGACGTCCAAGTCGGATGACGAGAAGTTGAGCGAAACGAAAACAAGTGATATTAGCATGAATAAAGATAGTTTAACTGAAGTAGTGACGCCTCACAAGTCGTATCGCGCGTCTTCTAGCGATAGTGAAAAAATAGCCGAGCGTAAAGATTCGAGAGAAGCTTCTACGTCGCCGATAGAGTCAGAATCCAAACATCTTGTTCCAGAAAGAAACTTGAGGAAGAGAACAAGACTGCGGACTCGACATAGAACGGCGCAGCACAACGAAGAAAGCAAACCCGAAGCGGAAGAAGATAATAAAACGAGTGAggcggataaaaaaaatttgtccgCAAGCGAGATGCGACTGCAGGAAGACGTGGAAGACAACTTGGACGACGACACAAACAGCTTAGATTACAATTCGCAAGGAACCAAGGATCCGAAGACAGAGGAGCACAAGCGACATTTCAACAAGATGCTGTCCGACCTTAGTGTTTCCGAGTTTCAACTAGTAGTCGACAGCGTGGGAGGATTGAGAGATCTCATTGCTAGTTTTGAGAATTCGAAAAACAATAATGCCAACAGC GCGGAAGTTTATCCTCCTTGTGAAGTCAAGCTGGTGGAAAAGCTGACTGAATTACTAAAGTCGCTAGAACCGGTAGAAATGACTTTGAAGGATTCGACGCGGAAAGCGAAAGCTAAACTTCAAAGAGAATGGTCCAACTTCAAGGAGGG TGTGGAGGATCAGGATTCATCCGGTGAGGGTGGTCTCAGCTCTAATTGGTGGGTTCTTGGATCGCAGGGCAGGGATTCACTGTCAACTACCGGAGACGCAACGTTACAAGCGTTACCGCAACCTGCCCTATCCCCATTTGGTGCCCAAAACACGCAACAGCAGGCGCAACCAGTCAATAGCGAGCACGAGAGTGCGAGCAAAAACTGTTCCGAGCAAAGTCACAATGCGAGTGAGGAAACGAGCGACAAGCGGCAAGACAGAAACGAGGAAAAGCAGCCGGACGTCGGCGCGCCGTCGGGAAGAAATCAAGTCGAGGACAGAAGAGAGAAGCGGGAGGGCGAGGCGAACGAAGGCATGTCGAGCGGCAAAG ATGAAGGACAACAGACGCGACGAGTGTTACGGGCGCGCGGTATCTCCTCCTACACAGAGCAATTATATTCCGATTGCGAGACCGAGGAGGACGAGCTGGAGGAATGGACCGACGTTGAGGCAGTCTATGCGGCTCCCGGCGCACAGGCCGATACATCCGCTTCTCACGCTACTCCAAAAGACCGACACGCTGACGACTGGTCGGACGAGGAGGACTCAGACCAAGATTGGATTCTACCGGGCTCtcgcaaaaggaaaaataaacgTCCGT CCGCTAATCGCAGACTAAAATCGTTCCAACACAAGCTGCATAACATCACGGAGAATACGAACGACGCAGGGTCTAGTGTACCTCAACCTGACAATGTGAAAATTGTCAAGGATAAGTTTAAGGTTAAGCTCCAGGACAGCAAGGAGGTCGGAAAAGCGCAGAGAATCGACTCCGCGCAGGTCTCTGGCAACGTCGTCGCGCCTGCAACGAGCAAGAAGAATTCCAAGGCAGTGGTGTCTTCCACGAGCGCAATCTGCAAAATCGAATCCGTCAGTAGCGTGCACTCTGAGCTTGACATCAAGGACGAGGGTCCGATCTACGAGTCCAATCCGGCGAACAATTACGTGCAGAGCAACTACAACTCTCCGAATCCCCAGCAAAACTATTATTACGTGATATCGCCGCAGAATCCTGGAATCGCGGGAGGGAGTATCATACCGCAGGGATCCGCTCCGTTGATGCAGACGGTTCAGGGGGTCGCCCCGCTGCCGATTCAACAGAGCTACTACGTGCAGCCAAGCGTGCAGCAAAATTACGTGATCCAGAGTCCGACTTTTCTGCCCGCCcctcagcagcagcagcagcagcagcctaTATTTCAGCAGCAGGGCGGACTGCAGATAGTTTCGACCGACGTAAGAACGACGTACGTGAACAACAACGGTTACGTGCCCTATATGGCCCATAATCCTCAGAATATGGGTCATCCGAGAGCGCAGAACAGATACAACCAGAACATCAATCCACCACGACCGATTTTGCCGTATCCTAATGGCGCGGTGATAAGAAGCAGCAGCGCGCCCATCCGGGGCGGTCGTCAAAGATTCATCAATCCGCAGCCCGCGAGAGGCATCGCTCCTCAGCAACGCATGCCGACTTCCAGAGCGACGGCGAGACAGAAAGCGGCGCAGATGTCCAGCGCGGAGAGCAGCGGCCAGAAGACCACATCTCTAATCGTGATTAGCGATAGCGATGACGAGATAGAGATGATCATCACGGAGAAATCTCCAGCTCCCGCGCAGAAAGCGAAAGAGACGAGCAGAGTTCGATCAGCGCCCGATGAAGACCAGTCGAGACAAAAACCTACGATCACCTCGGACATCACCGTCACGTCGGGAAAGACCGTCATACCGCCGCAGATCATTCAGCGAATGAACCAGGGCGGTATATCCATCACGCCTGTGAAGAACACTCCGCCGCCGCAGTCGGCGAATAGCAACACGCAGCTGGTGGTGGTCGTAAATGAGACTGGAAGTCACTACGCCTTGGCGCTGCCCAACGGCAGCAAGCTCATACTCACGCCGGAACAGGTGGCGCAAATCAGAGCGTCGAATGGAGGGAAATTGATCCTGTAA